A genome region from Arachis duranensis cultivar V14167 chromosome 6, aradu.V14167.gnm2.J7QH, whole genome shotgun sequence includes the following:
- the LOC127748582 gene encoding glycerophosphodiester phosphodiesterase GDPD1, chloroplastic, with the protein MALKAVHVSDVPSLDHVTENASLTAYATRFSNVEMNRSELKMPKFVVVGHRGHGMNQLQSSDRRMRAIKENSIMSFNAAAAFPLDFIEFDVQVPLFLSIFGFFFS; encoded by the exons ATGGCTCTCAAGGCCGTTCACGTCTCCGACGTCCCTTCCCTCGATCACGTCACAGAGAATGCCTCTTTGACCGCCTACGCCACCCGCTTCTCCAACG TGGAGATGAATCGGAGTGAGTTGAAGATGCCGAAGTTTGTGGTGGTAGGGCACAGGGGACACGGCATGAACCAGTTGCAGTCGTCGGATCGGAGAATGAGAGCCATCAAGGAGAACTCAATCATGTCCTTCAACGCCGCTGCTGCTTTCCCTCTCGATTTCATCGAATTCGACGTTCAGGtacctctttttctttctatttttggttttttcttttcttaa